Proteins encoded together in one Camelina sativa cultivar DH55 chromosome 9, Cs, whole genome shotgun sequence window:
- the LOC104715069 gene encoding protease Do-like 1, chloroplastic: MATTTSCSLLLSTLFLHSPPSPQLSNSSSFFNLSPSRSSPPTSISLNPIRSKRYFRIFSSKLPLNDNNGDDDALLLTPFSTVKPFFLLCTSVALSFSLFAASPAVESASAFVVSTPRKLQTDELATVRLFQENTPSVVYITNLAVRQDAFTLDVLEVPQGSGSGFVWDKLGHIVTNYHVIRGASDLRVTLADQSTFDAKVVGFDQDKDVAVLRIDAPKDKLRPIPVGVSADLLVGQKVXFHV, from the exons ATGGCGACGACGACGAGTTGTTCGCTTCTCCTTTCTACTCTCTTCCTTCACTCTCCTCCTTCACCTCAACTCTCCAActcatcttccttcttcaatctctctccTTCTCGATCCTCTCCTCCGACTTCGATTTCTCTCAACCCAATCCGATCCAAACGCTATTTTCGAATTTTCTCCTCCAAGCTTCCACTAAACGACAACAACGGAGACGATGATGCTCTTCTTCTTACTCCGTTCTCCACCGTTAAAcctttcttcctcctctgcaCCTCCGTCGCGTTGTCGTTTTCTCTGTTCGCCGCGTCTCCTGCCGTCGAATCCGCTTCGGCGTTTGTAGTCAGTACTCCCAGGAAGCTTCAGACTGATGAGCTCGCGACTGTTCGATTGTTTCAAGAGAACACTCCTTCCGTTGTTTACATCACTAATCTCGCCGTCAG GCAGGACGCGTTTACATTGGACGTGCTTGAGGTGCCTCAAGGTTCTGGTTCAGGATTTGTGTGGGATAAGCTAGGTCACATTGTTACCAATTATCATGTGATTCGTGGTGCTTCTGATCTCAG GGTCACTCTTGCTGATCAATCGACATTTGATGCAAAAGTTGTTGGATTCGACCAAGACAAGGATGTTGCAGTTCTACGTATCGATGCACCCAAAGACAAATTAAGACCTATACCTGTTGGAGTCTCTGCAGATCTGCTTGTTGGCCAGAAAGTTTNGTTTCATGTTTAg